In Pochonia chlamydosporia 170 chromosome 3, whole genome shotgun sequence, the following are encoded in one genomic region:
- a CDS encoding histone acetyltransferase subunit 3-like protein (similar to Myceliophthora thermophila ATCC 42464 XP_003658523.1), translated as MAPGSSQAGSGKKNTAAMPKQSRNSTPAPAPPASLPPQEFYDPDYLNTRVILFRNLSYDDLVDQSAVNATVPDSRSVDAMLEKLKNLVSIMEKRSTFYDRGMRHLADERKKRPEDYDMRMDGEQESKRSKHKRKKGSDSQAQDDQSSPVKDAKRKHSRGGSASSSLSPPAAGSPSAMDVDKKAKEEVKEEDDDDESSSDDEGAPPKRQLPAAQTFGEDPSTFPDPTVYEILPVHEGMTDEEKKEIYSVAVYPKTDLSNLIPGEPPDNDFSSAKPSSQINFSTFSTYVDPYFRPFSEEELAFLRERGDRVTPFVMPKRGKRHYTEVWAEEDGAMSIDSPQQGRDKLPPNQPRGSIDNMTDSIGETDSLSIGPLASRLLQLLRPEGRSQPPDDKPTTNGITNGDTSMNGDVNGEEPNGEEKTNPLPPATFMTESSTEAWKKATHPKLEYAQVDERLKQELRHIGFLPQEVFESEYDGHYDDEVAGRLRLLQSRLKEQMLINGARKARLTELVRERMAHQEYQTILEDLDSQVQAAYLKRTRTMGKSKKTKRPGGAGGGSHFVGGAAGTARPGIGDQTKTLMERRKRWIDTIGSVFDDENLGKVPRQKDPDSSIFKPEIMGDLIKKEKEQWDEEVEEE; from the exons ATGGCTCCTGGGTCGAGCCAAGCCGGCTCGGGTAAGAAGAACACGGCCGCGATGCCCAAGCAGAGCCGCAATTCCACTCCCGCGCCTGCGCCCCCGGCCAGTTTACCTCCACAAGAATTCTACGACCCAGATTATCTCAACACGAGAGTCATCCTGTTTCGGAATCTAAGCTACGATGATTTGGTTGATCAAAGCGCCGTCAATGCGACGGTTCCCGACTCTAGGAGCGTCGATGCTAtgcttgagaagctcaagaacCTCGTTAGCATAATGGAAAAGCGATCTACTTTTTACGATCGCGGCATGCGGCACCTTGCGGACGAGCGAAAGAAGAGGCCGGAAGATTACGATATGCGCATGGATGGGGAGCAGGAGAGTAAACGGTCCAAGCacaagagaaagaaaggttCCGattctcaagctcaagatG ATCAATCGTCGCCGGTCAAAGATGCAAAGCGCAAGCACTCTCGAGGCGGCTCCGCGAGCTCCTCATTATCCCCGCCAGCTGCAGGCTCCCCATCTGCGATGGACGTCGAtaaaaaagcaaaagaagaggtcaaggaagaggacgatgatgatgaatcgAGCTCTGACGATGAAGGCGCGCCACCGAAACGGCAACTCCCGGCTGCACAAACTTTTGGCGAAGATCCTTCCACATTTCCCGATCCAACCGTCTACGAAATCCTACCTGTCCACGAAGGCATGACCGatgaggaaaagaaggaaatatACTCTGTGGCCGTCTATCCCAAAACCGACCTTTCGAACCTCATTCCGGGAGAGCCACCTGACAACGACTTCAGCAGCGCCAAACCCAGCAGTCAAATCAATTTCTCCACATTCTCGACATATGTCGATCCGTACTTTCGGCCATTTTCGGAGGAAGAGCTGGCGTTTTTACGAGAGCGAGGCGACCGCGTTACACCATTCGTCATGCCCAAGAGGGGCAAGAGGCACTATACCGAGGTTTGGGCGGAAGAGGATGGAGCCATGTCCATCGACTCACCGCAGCAAGGGCGAGATAAACTGCCCCCAAACCAGCCCAGAGGTAGCATAGACAACATGACGGACAGCATAGGAGAGACGGATTCCTTGTCGATAGGGCCACTGGCATCACGGTTACTCCAGTTGTTGCGACCCGAGGGTCGTTCCCAACCGCCCGATGACAAGCCAACGACAAACGGCATTACCAATGGTGATACTTCGATGAATGGTGATGTTAATGGAGAAGAGCCAAAcggagaagagaaaacaaaTCCCCTTCCGCCGGCTACATTTATGACGGAATCATCTACGGAGGCGTGGAAGAAGGCAACGCACCCCAAACTTGAGTATGCGCAGGTCGATGAGCGTCTGAAGCAGGAACTGAGACACATTGGCTTCCTTCCGCAAGAGGTTTTTGAGAGCGAGTACGATGGGCATTATGACGACGAGGTGGCAGGCAGGCTGCGACTGTTACAGTCCCGGCTGAAGGAGCAAATGCTGATTAATGGGGCTCGCAAAGCACGGTTAACGGAATTGGTTCGCGAACGAATGGCGCATCAAGAGTACCAGACAATTCTAGAAGATCTCGACTCCCAGGTTCAGGCGGCATATCTTAAGCGCACGCGCACAATgggcaagagcaagaagacgaaacGGCCAGGGGGAGCAGGTGGTGGCAGTCACTTCGTGGGCGGCGCCGCAGGAACAGCACGACCAGGCATCGGAGATCAAACCAAGACACTGATGGAGCGGAGGAAGCGCTGGATCGATACCATCGGGTCtgtgtttgatgatgagaatctGGGCAAGGTCCCGAGACAAAAGGATCCCGATAGCTCCATCTTTAAACCGGAAATAATGGGAGACTTAatcaagaaggagaaggagcaaTGGGAcgaagaagttgaggaagAATAA
- a CDS encoding urease (similar to Neosartorya fischeri NRRL 181 XP_001265208.1), translating into MEAMARPNALEQFFVASGSFSLGHHVPVLDKLVISQLGLLAQRRLARGVRLNHSEALIANNLHELIRDGNHSVADLMALGATMLGRRHVLPAVCSTLREIQVEGTFPMGTYLVTVHNPISTDDGDLRRALYGSFLPIPDNEAFQLPPDSEYVLHKQPGAVVAVKGRVVLNQDRKRIRLRVTSKGDRPIQVGSHYHFIEVNPQLEFDRERSYGYRLDIAAGTSVRFEPGDTKTVTLVEIGGNRVIKGGNNLASGLMEYSRVKDIVANLQAAGFAHFPEANPRGDSVHIDMFQMDRAAYATMFGPTTGDLVRLGNTDLWIQVERDMTSYGDECKFGGGKTLREGMGQATGKSDEDTLDVVVTNALIVDWTGIYKADIGIKDGMIVGIGKAGSPDVMEGVTPNMIVGSCTDVVAGEGKIVTAGGIDTHIHYICPQQANEALASGITTFLGGGTGPRFVFWFLLRWFCAFP; encoded by the exons ATGGAAGCCATGGCTCGGCCAAATGCGTTGGAGCAATTCTTCGTGGC CTCTGGGAGCTTCAGCTTAGGTCACCATGTACCTGTC CTCGACAAGCTTGTCATCTCGCAGCTGGGCTTGCTAGCCCAACGGCGCTTGGCGAGAGGCGTTAGGTTGAATCACTCCGAA GCCCTCATCGCGAATAACCTCCACGAACTCATCCGCGATGGCAACCACTCCGTCGCAGACCTTATGGCCCTCGGCGCCACTATGCTCGGCCGTCGTCACGTTCTCCCGGCGGTATGCAGCACCCTCCGCGAGATTCAAGTTGAAGGCACGTTCCCCATGGGCACATATCTCGTAACCGTCCACAATCCCATCAGCACCGACGACGGGGACCTACGTCGCGCGCTGTACGGCAGCTTCCTCCCCATCCCGGACAATGAGGCCTTCCAACTACCCCCGGACTCAGAATACGTCTTACACAAGCAGCCTGGTGCTGTTGTCGCCGTCAAGGGCAGAGTGGTGTTGAACCAGGACCGCAAGAGGATACGGCTCCGCGTCACCAGCAAGGGCGATCGACCAATTCAAGTCGGTTCTCACTACCACTTTATCGAAGTGAACCCCCAGCTGGAATTTGACCGCGAAAGATCCTACGGGTACAGATTGGACATTGCGGCCGGGACATCGGTGCGCTTTGAACCGGGAGACACCAAGACGGTGACACTTGTTGAAATCGGCGGGAATAGAGTCATcaagggcggcaacaacCTCGCCTCAGGTCTCATGGAATACTCGCGCGTAAAGGATATCGTTGCAAACTTGCAAGCCGCCGGCTTTGCTCACTTCCCCGAGGCGAATCCCCGTGGCGACTCCGTCCACATCGACATGTTCCAGATGGATCGGGCTGCATACGCAACCATGTTCGGCCCCACTACCGGCGACCTCGTCCGGCTGGGCAACACGGATCTCTGGATCCAGGTCGAGAGGGATATGACATCCTATGGAGATGAGTGTAAATTTGGTGGTGGGAAGACGCTGCGAGAGGGCATGGGCCAAGCGACCGGGAAGTCGGATGAAGATACGCTGGACGTGGTGGTTACGAATGCTCTTATTGTCGACTGGACCGGGATTTACAAGGCTGATATCGGTATCAAAGACGGCATGATTGTGGGTATCGGCAAGGCAGGCAGCCCGGACGTCATGGAGGGCGTGACGCCAAACATGATTGTGGGAAGTTGCACGGATGTCGTGGCTGGTGAAGGAAAGATTGTCACGGCTGGAGGAATTGACACGCATATTCATTATATCTGTCCACAGCAAGCCAACGAAGCACTCGCCTCAGGTATAACCACGTTCTTAGGAGGCGGAACCGGTCCAAGGTTTGTTTTTTGGTTCTTGCTCCGCTGGTTTTGCGCTTTCCCTTGA
- a CDS encoding high mobility group protein (similar to Metarhizium acridum CQMa 102 XP_007813832.1) — MPRQNKKADDKKVAVAPAPTMIPAPTAGVIPQPPIPIGVNQRVVDNESFLRVRDSAVGRLSTILELLRSFTQDYIRQTNLLLGEPTAEGQVDLLSSFETAAAQLMMPVGAEMAAPVEEKKERKKRTHDPNAPKRPLTPYFLYMQHARSIIANDLGSEAPKGAVQEEGQRRWANMSPTEKKGWNTAYQYNLRLYNARVHSYKNGNPLAKNMSDEEALKYADDFQVPMPTIKDESAQEAPANDQDAIAEQLQDEAKTPKKAAPRKRKTATPAADTTITETAKATPASPDKKRRRTSTKPTEDKEEPKKSGRKKTKSS; from the exons ATGCCGCGTCAGAACAAGAAGgccgacgacaagaaggTCGCCGTTGCACCGGCACCAACCATGATTCCTGCTCCCACAGCAGGAGTTATTCCTCAACCTCCCATTCCCATCGGCGTCAACCAGCGCGTTGTTGACAATGAGAGCTTCCTCCGTGTCCGCGACTCG GCTGTTGGCCGCCTGAGCACCATTTTGGAGCTCCTGCGATCTTTCACCCAGGACTACATTCGCCAGACCAATCTCTTGCTTGGTGAGCCCACCGCTGAAGGTCAGGTTGATCTTCTCAGCTCTTTCGAGACTGCTGCAGCCCAGCTCATGATGCCCGTCGGTGCCGAGATGGCTGCCCCtgttgaggagaagaaggagcGCAAGAAGCGAACTCATGATCCCAATGCCCCCAAGCGCCCTCTCACTCCTTACTTCCTGTATATGCAGCATGCCCGTTCAATCATCGCCAATGACCTTGGTTCTGAGGCCCCCAAGGGCGCTGTTCAGGAGGAGGGCCAGCGCCGATGGGCCAACATGAGCCCGacagagaagaagggctGGAACACCGCTTACCAGTACAACCTGCGTCTCTACAACGCCCGTGTTCACTCCTACAAGAATGGCAACCCCCTTGCCAAGAACATGAGCGATGAGGAGGCCCTCAAGTATGCCGATGACTTCCAGGTCCCCATGCCAACTATCAAGGACGAATCTGCTCAAGAGGCTCCTGCCAATGATcaggatgccattgccgAGCAGCTCCAGGACGAGGCCAAGACTCCCAAGAAGGCCGCTCCTCGCAAGCGCAAGACTGCCACTCCTGCTGCTGACACCACTATCACTGAGACGGCCAAGGCCACTCCTGCCAGCCCCGATAAGAAGCGAAGACGCACTTCCACCAAGCCCACAGAGGACAAAGAGGAGCCCAAGAAGTCTGGACGCAAGAAGACTAAGAGCTCTTAG